Within the Opitutaceae bacterium TAV5 genome, the region CGCCTCCCCGGGCGGAGCCAGCGCCACCGCTTCCAGCGCCTTGAGCAGGTCCGCGCCCGGCGATCCCATCGCCATTGTGGTATTCCAGGCCCACGGCGACGGCTGGACGAGCAACCGCGGCCCCGCCTGCCACGAGCAGTTGCTCATCGCAAAACGCAGAAACCCGTGCGGGAACACCAGCGCGATGGCCAGATGCGGCGTATCCCAATGCGGAATACTCCACGCCATCCGCGGCAGAAACAGGCAGTCCCCCGGCTCCATCACCAGCGTCCTGCGCTGTCCGTCGCTCATGATTTCGCGAGCCACCCGCCCCTCCAGGTTCACCATCAGCCGGTTGCAGGGATGCAACTGGGCCGGCGAGTCGCCGGGGCGCGCCTCTCCCGGAAATCGCTCCGCCAGCAGGGTGCGCGTCGGCCACTCCCTCCGCTGCATCTCATGCAGGATATCCAGAAAATAATTGCGGGAAACACGCCCCGGGGCAGGTGGCTGGGCAAATGGCATATGCCACCAAAACGCCGCGCCTCCTCCCGGCAGGCAACGTCAAACACGCGTTTTCCCCTTATCATCAATTCATTTACCTCACGTTACAAATCATACGGTTCTTACTTCTTCGCTCTTATGCAGGCTCGAACATGAGACTACAATTTAGCAAAGTATCCATCATCCGAGGCAGGGAGTCCGCACCTCTCACACCTGCCCCGATAATGTTTCCCATCCACCTCACAACGACGCCGAAACCACAACCATCAATACCCCATGAAACGCTTACCAGACATACGGATCGTTACGGTGCCCGCCCCCCTCCCGTCTCGCGCCTTCACCCTGGTCGAATTGCTCACGGTCATCGCCATCATTGGCATCCTTGCCGCGATCATCATTCCGGTGGCCGGCAACGTCCGGCAATCCGCCCGGACCACGACCTGTGCCGGCAACCTCCGCCAGATCGGCGTCGCCTTCGAACTCTTCGCGAGCGAACACGGCGACACGCTCCCCGACTGGAACGACTGGCCCAGGCGCTGGGCCTACCAAATCGAACCCTACCTCCGCATCGTCTCCACCACCGGCACCGACAACGACTACCGTCGCAACTACGACGGCCTCTTCCATTGCCCCGCCAACACCGTCTTCGACATCCCCGCCAAAACCTCCCTCACCTCCTACCGCTTCCAACACTTCGGCTCCAAGGAACGCGAGGCCGTCAAACGCTCCGCCATCCCGACCCCGCCCTCCCGCACCGTCCTCCTCCTTGATGGCACCGGCTGGGGCTATTTTCATTTCCGCACCACCGGCCTGCAAGCCGGCGCCCGCTGGGATGAGGAACAACGCACCCTCCGTCACAAAAACAAGGACAACGTCCTCTTCCTCGACGGCCACGTAAAACTCCTCGGCAAACAAGACATCATCTCCGACCCCGATTTCAAATTTGCCGTCCAAAAATAACACCCCTCCCCCCCGCCCTCCCTCACTCTCATGCGATCACTCCACCACCTCACTCTCTCCCTCGGCATCCTGCCCCTGGCCATTTCCCAATCAGGCATGGCTGGGCAGCCCCCGGCATTCGACGCCATCGAGATCGCCCGTCCGCTCCATCAGGACATGACCGCGCCGGCCCCGGAATTGTCGGACCGGGTCATCACGCTCGCCTCCGGCCGCCAATGGTTCGCTTCGGGCGCCGTCACGGTCGATCTCGGCCTCAGGAGCATCCCCGAGGTTGTCATATCGTTCTGGATACTTCCCCTTGGCACCCCCGTGACCGCCGTCCCGCAGCACACCCTTGCCCGCAGCGCGCGGGCGGGCAACAAGGCCCCCGGCGTCCGCCTGCAATTCCCCGAAACCGTAAACCTCGTCGAAGCGGGCGACTTCAGGAAAAACGCCCGCAGCCTGCGCATTTCCACCAGCCCCTCCGGCCAAGTCGAGGCCAACCACCTGAGCTGGCACAACAAAAACCAATGGCTTTCCGGTGTGCGCTCCGATGGCGGCCAGCTCGTCACCGGCCGCTGGACCCACATCGCCTATGGCATCGGGCAAGCCGGGCAACGCCTCTGGATCAACGGACAACTCATCGCCCACAATCAGGAAGGGAAACAATCCGTAAGCTGGCCGCTCACGCTCCGCTTCAACCCCTCCATGTCGGTCATCGGTCATGTCCGTATTGACGCCGACGATACCGAAGTTTCCTCTGCCGCCGCCACTCCGCCGGTCCTCGATATCCAGCCGGGGGGAGCCGCCCTCCATCCCCTCGCCTTTGAGCTCCTCGACTTCATCCGCTCCGCTCCCGTCCGCGAAGCCCGGCTGGCTGCGCTCCTCCGCCGGTTCCCCGGCCAGGCCGCCCCCTACGAGCAGGCCCGCCTGAACATTCTCAACAAACTCGCGCCCCTCTACTTCCTCCGCCTGCTCCAGGAAACGGTCGATCCCGCCCCGCAAGGCGTCGATCTCAATGCGTTTGTCCACGGCGAGACGCGCTGGATTCTGGATACAGCCGGAGAATGGGACGCCCGCGTCGCCCGGCTGGAATCCGGTCAGGCCGCTCCGCTCGCCGTCCCCCGGATCATTCCCGACACCTCGCTCGTTTCTGTCCGCGATGGCGCATTCTGGCAAAACGGCCGCCCCATCTATCTCGTCGGTTTGCAGACGCCACGCTACGAACTCACCCGCGACCTCGGCTTCAGCTTCACCGGACACACGGTCGGCCCCAGTTGGGAGTTCCCCGCCGCTGACAAACCCGCGCGCCACACCGGCCTCGGCCAGCGCAAACGCGCCGAGGAAGCCGCCTCATACGGCCAGTTCTGGGACATCCTTTACTCCGGACACATC harbors:
- a CDS encoding N-terminal cleavage protein; translated protein: MPAPLPSRAFTLVELLTVIAIIGILAAIIIPVAGNVRQSARTTTCAGNLRQIGVAFELFASEHGDTLPDWNDWPRRWAYQIEPYLRIVSTTGTDNDYRRNYDGLFHCPANTVFDIPAKTSLTSYRFQHFGSKEREAVKRSAIPTPPSRTVLLLDGTGWGYFHFRTTGLQAGARWDEEQRTLRHKNKDNVLFLDGHVKLLGKQDIISDPDFKFAVQK